A DNA window from Drosophila virilis strain 15010-1051.87 chromosome 4, Dvir_AGI_RSII-ME, whole genome shotgun sequence contains the following coding sequences:
- the Rim2 gene encoding mitochondrial carrier protein Rim2 isoform X1: MSQNRDTLIHLLAGASAGTVGAVVTCPLEVVKTRLQSSTAFLPPSTRIVEPAGGPANGGASELLRPEQRRKLSTTILRNRSQPQVIGGVRRIMAISHCGISSTTTKSMSIVQCLRYIVQNEGPRALFKGLGPNLVGVAPSRAIYFCTYSQTKNSLNSLGFVERDSPLVHIMSAASAGFVSSTATNPIWFVKTRLQLDYNSKVQMTVRQCIERVYAQGGIKAFYKGITASYFGICETMVHFVIYEFIKSKLLEQRNQRQSDTKGSRDFLEFMMAGAVSKTIASCIAYPHEVARTRLREEGNKYNTFWQTLHTVWKEEGRAGLYRGLATQLVRQIPNTAIMMATYEAVVYVLTRRFNNKSNEFYDF; encoded by the exons ATCGGCGGGCACAGTTGGCGCTGTGGTAACATGTCCCCTGGAGGTGGTCAAGACGCGTCTACAGAGCTCGACGGCGTTTTTGCCGCCGTCAACGCGGATTGTTGAGCCCGCTGGCGGGCCGGCGAACGGTGGCGCCTCCGAGCTGCTGCGGCCGGAACAACGACGTAAGCTAAGCACAACGATATTACGTAACAGATCACAGCCACAGGTGATTGGGGGTGTCCGTAGG ATTATGGCCATTTCACATTGCGGCATCTCATCGACGACCACAAAGTCCATGAGCATTGTACAGTGCTTGCG ATACATTGTCCAGAATGAAGGTCCCCGCGCACTTTTCAAAGGTCTCGGTCCAAAtcttgtgggcgtggcaccaTCGCGTGCCATCTACTTTTGCACCTACTCGCAAACAAAAAACTCGCTCAACAGTTTGGG TTTCGTTGAGCGCGACTCGCCGCTGGTGCACATCATGAGCGCGGCCAGCGCCGGCTTTGTCTCGTCCACGGCGACGAATCCCATTTGGTTTGTCAAGACGCGACTGCAGCTCGATTACAATTCCAAGGTGCAGATGACGGTGCGGCAGTGCATCGAGCGTGTGTACGCACAGGGCGGCATTAAGGCTTTCTACAAAGGCATCACGGCCAGCTACTTTGGCATCTGCGAGACAATGGTGCACTTTGTCATCTACGAGTTCATCAAGTCCAAGCTG CTGGAGCAGCGCAATCAGCGGCAATCGGACACAAAGGGCTCACGCGATTTCCTGGAGTTCATGATGGCTGGCGCCGTCTCCAAAACGATTGCATCCTGCATTGCCTATCCACACGAGGTGGCACGAACGCGCCTGCGTGAGGAgggcaacaaatacaacacgTTCTGGCAAACGTTGCACACGGTCTGGAAGGAGGAGGGACGCGCCGGACTCTACag AGGCTTGGCCACGCAACTGGTGCGACAGATACCCAATACGGCAATTATGATGGCCACCTATGAGGCGGTTGTTTATGTGTTGACGCGACGCTTCAACAATAAATCGAACGAGTTTTACGATTTTTGA
- the Rim2 gene encoding mitochondrial carrier protein Rim2 isoform X2, producing the protein MSQNRDTLIHLLAGASAGTVGAVVTCPLEVVKTRLQSSTAFLPPSTRIVEPAGGPANGGASELLRPEQRRKLSTTILRNRSQPQIMAISHCGISSTTTKSMSIVQCLRYIVQNEGPRALFKGLGPNLVGVAPSRAIYFCTYSQTKNSLNSLGFVERDSPLVHIMSAASAGFVSSTATNPIWFVKTRLQLDYNSKVQMTVRQCIERVYAQGGIKAFYKGITASYFGICETMVHFVIYEFIKSKLLEQRNQRQSDTKGSRDFLEFMMAGAVSKTIASCIAYPHEVARTRLREEGNKYNTFWQTLHTVWKEEGRAGLYRGLATQLVRQIPNTAIMMATYEAVVYVLTRRFNNKSNEFYDF; encoded by the exons ATCGGCGGGCACAGTTGGCGCTGTGGTAACATGTCCCCTGGAGGTGGTCAAGACGCGTCTACAGAGCTCGACGGCGTTTTTGCCGCCGTCAACGCGGATTGTTGAGCCCGCTGGCGGGCCGGCGAACGGTGGCGCCTCCGAGCTGCTGCGGCCGGAACAACGACGTAAGCTAAGCACAACGATATTACGTAACAGATCACAGCCACAG ATTATGGCCATTTCACATTGCGGCATCTCATCGACGACCACAAAGTCCATGAGCATTGTACAGTGCTTGCG ATACATTGTCCAGAATGAAGGTCCCCGCGCACTTTTCAAAGGTCTCGGTCCAAAtcttgtgggcgtggcaccaTCGCGTGCCATCTACTTTTGCACCTACTCGCAAACAAAAAACTCGCTCAACAGTTTGGG TTTCGTTGAGCGCGACTCGCCGCTGGTGCACATCATGAGCGCGGCCAGCGCCGGCTTTGTCTCGTCCACGGCGACGAATCCCATTTGGTTTGTCAAGACGCGACTGCAGCTCGATTACAATTCCAAGGTGCAGATGACGGTGCGGCAGTGCATCGAGCGTGTGTACGCACAGGGCGGCATTAAGGCTTTCTACAAAGGCATCACGGCCAGCTACTTTGGCATCTGCGAGACAATGGTGCACTTTGTCATCTACGAGTTCATCAAGTCCAAGCTG CTGGAGCAGCGCAATCAGCGGCAATCGGACACAAAGGGCTCACGCGATTTCCTGGAGTTCATGATGGCTGGCGCCGTCTCCAAAACGATTGCATCCTGCATTGCCTATCCACACGAGGTGGCACGAACGCGCCTGCGTGAGGAgggcaacaaatacaacacgTTCTGGCAAACGTTGCACACGGTCTGGAAGGAGGAGGGACGCGCCGGACTCTACag AGGCTTGGCCACGCAACTGGTGCGACAGATACCCAATACGGCAATTATGATGGCCACCTATGAGGCGGTTGTTTATGTGTTGACGCGACGCTTCAACAATAAATCGAACGAGTTTTACGATTTTTGA